In the Ctenopharyngodon idella isolate HZGC_01 chromosome 4, HZGC01, whole genome shotgun sequence genome, one interval contains:
- the LOC127510625 gene encoding gastrula zinc finger protein XlCGF7.1-like isoform X5 — protein sequence MPFIKEESEDMKIEEVFSVKQEDTEEQTDLMALKEESKEHNEMQEKNQYEKRNLITREKSFSYSQTEKTSSQKRTQRKGTRSYFSCQQCGKRFTQKGNLNVHKRVHTGEKPFSCQQCGKNFTHKGTLKTHMRCHTGESPYTCKLCGKSLSRKISFKIHMRIHTGEKPYTCDQCGKSFTHKGTLNTHVRSHTGESPFICKLCGKSFSRKQSCKTHMRIHTGEKPYTCDLCGKSFTHKGTLNAHVRTHTRESPYTCKLCGKSFSRKESLKTHMRIHTGEKPYICPQCGKSFMLKRTLHRHIRTHL from the coding sequence ACCTGATGGCACTGAAAGAAGAGAGTAAAGAACATAATGAAATGCAAGAGAAAAATCAGTATGAGAAACGTAATTTAATAACTAGAGAAAAATCTTTTAGTTACTCACAGACTGAAAAGACTTCCTCACAAAAAAGAACTCAAAGGAAAGGAACTAGAAGTTATTTCTCctgtcaacagtgtggaaaacgtttcacccaaaaaggaaaccttaatgTCCACaagagagttcacactggagagaagccgttcagctgccaacagtgtggaaagaattTTACACATAAAGGAACCCTTAAAACCCATATGAGATgccacactggagagagtccTTACACCTGCAAACTGTGTGGAAAGAGCCTCTCaagaaaaataagttttaagattcacatgagaattcacactggagagaagccttacacatgtgatcagtgtggaaagagttttacacaTAAAGGAACCCTTAATACACATGTGAGAAGTCATACTGGAGAGAGCCCTTTCATCTGCAAActgtgtgggaagagcttctCACGAAAACAAAGTTGTAAgactcacatgagaattcacactggagagaagccttacacatgTGAtctgtgtggaaagagttttacgcATAAAGGAACCCTTAATGCCCACGTGAGAACTCACACTAGAGAAAGCCCTTACACCTGTAAActgtgtgggaagagcttctCACGAAAAGAAAGTCTTAAgactcacatgagaattcacactggcgAGAAGCCTTACATATGtcctcaatgtggaaagagttttatgCTTAAAAGAACCCTTCATCGCCACATAAGAACTCACCTTTGA
- the LOC127510605 gene encoding gastrula zinc finger protein XlCGF57.1-like has product MAFIKEENEDMKIEVFSLKQEDTEEQTDLRPLKEESEVLNEMKNHDFITGEISFSGSQTEKSQKRAQKTEVRSFFTCFQCGKSFSQHENLKVHMRLHNGEKPFTCQQCGKSFTEKGNLNVHMRIHTGEKPFTCQHCGKSFTQNGALKSHMKTHTGEKPFTCKLCGKSFTTDVNFRYHMNIHTGEKPFTCNQCGKSFARKISLNNHMRVHSRENCFTCHRCGMSFPNIKRLNRHVIIHSGEKPFKCQLCERSFRFNKYLKTHMRMHTGDKPFTCNHCGKSFSHKVSLKTHMRIHTGEKPYTCDQCGMNFTYKESFDSHMRVHTGESPYTCKLCGKSFSQKGNLKYHIRIHTGEKPFTCDQCGKSFRHKVTLNNHIRTHSKENLFICHQCGQNFTDRKQLKDHVITHIGEKPFMCHHCGKSFTLKGNLKTHMRVHTREKPYTCHHCRKSFRFKGNLDTHMRLHTGEKPFTCLQCGRSFTYQRDLKHHLQRHSGKKLQCSECDKRFRKRINFKNHLLIHSGGRRFNCDRCNKKFLLPSHLEIHLKSHAYVRRYLCSLCGKSFKWLSSLKWHQKIRICVKLRLRSHRS; this is encoded by the exons ATGgcatttattaaagaggagaatgaagacatgaagattgaaGTATTCAGCCTGAAacaagaagatactgaggaacaaacag ACCTGAGGCCAttgaaagaggagagtgaagtactgaatgaaatgaaaaatcatGATTTCATAACTGGAGAAATATCTTTTAGTGGCTCACAGACTGAAAAGTCTcaaaaaagagctcaaaagacaGAAGTTAGAAGTTTTTTCACCTGCtttcagtgtggaaaaagtttcagtcAACACGaaaaccttaaagtccacatgagactTCACAATGGagaaaagcctttcacctgccaacagtgtggaaaaagtttcactgaaaaaggaaaccttaacgttcacatgagaattcacactggtgagaagcctttcacctgccaacattgtggaaagagttttactcAAAATGGAGCCCTTAAAAGCCACATGAAAACTCATaccggagagaagcctttcacctgcaaactgtgtggaaagagtttcacaacaGATGTAAACTTTAGGTATCACATGAacattcacactggagagaagccgttcacatgtaatcaatgtggaaagagttttgcaCGTAAAATAAGCCTTAATaaccacatgagagttcactcAAGAGAGAACTGTTTTACATGTCATCGGTGTGGTATGAGTTTCCCTAACATAAAACGTCTTAATAGGCACGTAATAATTCACTCTGGTGAGAAGCCTTTCAAATGCCAGCTGTGTGAAAGGAGCTTCCGATTCAATAAATACCTAAAGACTCACATGAGAATGCACACCGGAGACAAGCCTTTCACCTGTAAccactgtggaaagagtttcagtcataAAGTAAGCCTCAAgactcacatgagaattcacacaggagaaaagccttacacatgtgatcagtgtggaatgAATTTTACATATAAAGAATCATTTGATtcccacatgagagttcacactggagagagcccTTACACCTGCAAACTATGTGGGAAGAGCTTCTCACAAAAAGGAAATCTCAAGTATCACATTAGAATTCACACTGGGgagaagcctttcacatgtgatcagtgtggaaagagtttcagacatAAAGTGACCCTTAATAACCACATAAGGACTCATTCAAAAGAGAACCTTTTTATATGTCATCAGTGTGGACAGAATTTCACAGACAGGAAACAACTTAAGGATCATGTAATAACTCATattggagagaagcctttcatgtgccatcactgtggaaagagtttcacacttAAAGGAAACCTCAAGactcacatgagagttcacactagagagaagccttacacatgCCATCACTGTAGAAAGAGTTTCAGATTTAAAGGAAATCTTGACACTCACATGAGACTTCACACTGGGGAGAAGCCTTTTACATGTCTTCAGTGTGGAAGGAGTTTCACATATCAAAGAGACCTGAAACATCATTTGCAAAGGCATTCTGGAAAGAAATTGCAGTGTTCTGAGTGTGACAAGAGGTTTAGAAAAAGGATCAATTTTAAAAACCACCTGCTCATTCATTCCGGAGGAAGGCGATTTAATTGTGATCGATGCAATAAAAAATTTCTTTTGCCATCACACTTAGAGATACACCTGAAAAGTCATGCATATGTGAGACGCTATTTGtgttctttgtgtggaaagagttttaaatGGCTCAGCAGTTTAAAATGGCACCAGAAAATACGTATCTGTGTAAAAttaaggctacgttcacaccGCAGCTGA
- the LOC127510625 gene encoding gastrula zinc finger protein XlCGF7.1-like isoform X4 gives MAFIKEESEDMKIEEVFSVKQEDTEEQTDLMALKEESKEHNEMQEKNQYEKRNLITREKSFSYSQTEKTSSQKRTQRKGTRSYFSCQQCGKRFTQKGNLNVHKRVHTGEKPFSCQQCGKNFTHKGTLKTHMRCHTGESPYTCKLCGKSLSRKISFKIHMRIHTGEKPYTCDQCGKSFTHKGTLNTHVRSHTGESPFICKLCGKSFSRKQSCKTHMRIHTGEKPYTCDLCGKSFTHKGTLNAHVRTHTRESPYTCKLCGKSFSRKESLKTHMRIHTGEKPYICPQCGKSFMLKRTLHRHIRTHL, from the exons atggcgtttataaaagaggagagtgaagacatgaagattgaagaaGTATTCAGCGTGAAacaagaagatactgaggaacaaacag ACCTGATGGCACTGAAAGAAGAGAGTAAAGAACATAATGAAATGCAAGAGAAAAATCAGTATGAGAAACGTAATTTAATAACTAGAGAAAAATCTTTTAGTTACTCACAGACTGAAAAGACTTCCTCACAAAAAAGAACTCAAAGGAAAGGAACTAGAAGTTATTTCTCctgtcaacagtgtggaaaacgtttcacccaaaaaggaaaccttaatgTCCACaagagagttcacactggagagaagccgttcagctgccaacagtgtggaaagaattTTACACATAAAGGAACCCTTAAAACCCATATGAGATgccacactggagagagtccTTACACCTGCAAACTGTGTGGAAAGAGCCTCTCaagaaaaataagttttaagattcacatgagaattcacactggagagaagccttacacatgtgatcagtgtggaaagagttttacacaTAAAGGAACCCTTAATACACATGTGAGAAGTCATACTGGAGAGAGCCCTTTCATCTGCAAActgtgtgggaagagcttctCACGAAAACAAAGTTGTAAgactcacatgagaattcacactggagagaagccttacacatgTGAtctgtgtggaaagagttttacgcATAAAGGAACCCTTAATGCCCACGTGAGAACTCACACTAGAGAAAGCCCTTACACCTGTAAActgtgtgggaagagcttctCACGAAAAGAAAGTCTTAAgactcacatgagaattcacactggcgAGAAGCCTTACATATGtcctcaatgtggaaagagttttatgCTTAAAAGAACCCTTCATCGCCACATAAGAACTCACCTTTGA
- the LOC127510625 gene encoding gastrula zinc finger protein XlCGF7.1-like isoform X6 — translation MALKEESKEHNEMQEKNQYEKRNLITREKSFSYSQTEKTSSQKRTQRKGTRSYFSCQQCGKRFTQKGNLNVHKRVHTGEKPFSCQQCGKNFTHKGTLKTHMRCHTGESPYTCKLCGKSLSRKISFKIHMRIHTGEKPYTCDQCGKSFTHKGTLNTHVRSHTGESPFICKLCGKSFSRKQSCKTHMRIHTGEKPYTCDLCGKSFTHKGTLNAHVRTHTRESPYTCKLCGKSFSRKESLKTHMRIHTGEKPYICPQCGKSFMLKRTLHRHIRTHL, via the coding sequence ATGGCACTGAAAGAAGAGAGTAAAGAACATAATGAAATGCAAGAGAAAAATCAGTATGAGAAACGTAATTTAATAACTAGAGAAAAATCTTTTAGTTACTCACAGACTGAAAAGACTTCCTCACAAAAAAGAACTCAAAGGAAAGGAACTAGAAGTTATTTCTCctgtcaacagtgtggaaaacgtttcacccaaaaaggaaaccttaatgTCCACaagagagttcacactggagagaagccgttcagctgccaacagtgtggaaagaattTTACACATAAAGGAACCCTTAAAACCCATATGAGATgccacactggagagagtccTTACACCTGCAAACTGTGTGGAAAGAGCCTCTCaagaaaaataagttttaagattcacatgagaattcacactggagagaagccttacacatgtgatcagtgtggaaagagttttacacaTAAAGGAACCCTTAATACACATGTGAGAAGTCATACTGGAGAGAGCCCTTTCATCTGCAAActgtgtgggaagagcttctCACGAAAACAAAGTTGTAAgactcacatgagaattcacactggagagaagccttacacatgTGAtctgtgtggaaagagttttacgcATAAAGGAACCCTTAATGCCCACGTGAGAACTCACACTAGAGAAAGCCCTTACACCTGTAAActgtgtgggaagagcttctCACGAAAAGAAAGTCTTAAgactcacatgagaattcacactggcgAGAAGCCTTACATATGtcctcaatgtggaaagagttttatgCTTAAAAGAACCCTTCATCGCCACATAAGAACTCACCTTTGA